A section of the Enterococcus montenegrensis genome encodes:
- the phnW gene encoding 2-aminoethylphosphonate--pyruvate transaminase, whose translation MEYKLLTPGPLTTTETVKEAMLVDHCTWDDDYKIITQHIRQQLLALAHVSETEYTTILMQGSGSFAVEAVLSSIVGEKDKILICGNGAYGARMQQTAARYGLNHLYYEVAETKIPDATEIATILEADSAINFVAMVHSETTSGIVNDIESVAKVVKAHQATFIVDAMSSFGGIEIPMAEIGIDFLVSSANKCIQGVPGFGFIICRRDQLALSCGKARTLSLDIFDQHQVMDHDGKWRFTSPTHTVLAFQQALKELVQEGGIAARYNRYAQNNHIIRTGMEKLGFAPLIAIENQGPFITTFHYPFPEFSFADFYEYLKENGYAIYPGKISEIDCFRIGNIGEVYPSDMMKVLQLAEEYLVKSNVKGAVAL comes from the coding sequence ATGGAATATAAATTATTAACACCTGGACCGTTAACGACAACGGAAACCGTTAAAGAGGCAATGTTAGTAGATCATTGTACCTGGGATGATGATTATAAAATCATCACCCAGCACATTCGCCAGCAATTACTGGCATTAGCCCATGTTTCAGAAACAGAATATACGACGATTTTAATGCAGGGATCAGGTAGCTTTGCAGTTGAAGCCGTTTTAAGCTCAATTGTAGGGGAAAAAGACAAAATTTTAATCTGTGGCAATGGTGCATATGGCGCGCGGATGCAACAAACTGCTGCTCGTTATGGCCTGAACCATCTGTATTACGAAGTAGCAGAGACCAAAATACCCGATGCAACAGAAATTGCGACTATTTTAGAAGCTGATTCTGCCATTAATTTTGTAGCAATGGTACATTCTGAAACAACTTCAGGTATTGTAAATGATATTGAAAGTGTCGCAAAAGTGGTAAAAGCACATCAAGCTACCTTTATTGTGGATGCGATGTCTAGTTTTGGTGGTATTGAAATTCCAATGGCAGAAATTGGCATTGATTTTCTTGTTTCAAGTGCGAACAAATGTATTCAAGGCGTCCCAGGTTTTGGCTTTATTATTTGTCGTCGGGATCAATTGGCATTAAGTTGTGGTAAAGCGCGTACTTTAAGTTTGGATATTTTTGATCAGCACCAAGTTATGGATCATGATGGAAAATGGCGTTTTACTTCCCCAACCCATACGGTTTTAGCCTTTCAACAGGCGCTAAAAGAACTGGTACAAGAAGGCGGTATTGCAGCCCGCTATAACCGTTATGCCCAAAATAATCACATTATTAGAACTGGGATGGAAAAATTAGGCTTTGCGCCATTGATTGCAATAGAAAATCAAGGACCCTTTATCACGACATTTCACTATCCTTTTCCAGAATTTTCTTTTGCAGATTTTTACGAATATTTAAAGGAAAACGGCTATGCGATTTATCCTGGTAAGATTAGTGAGATTGATTGCTTTAGGATCGGCAATATTGGCGAGGTTTATCCCTCTGACATGATGAAAGTTCTTCAGCTAGCAGAAGAATACTTAGTAAAAAGCAATGTGAAAGGAGCGGTGGCACTATGA
- a CDS encoding extracellular solute-binding protein, with amino-acid sequence MKKVMKFMVVGMLSLGLISLAGCKSGSGAEKTKDDKAIIYTNADEEPVKAMEKALDENGFKGKYLVQSLGTSELGGKLLAEGKNLEADIVTMSTFYLDSAEEKNKFLEKLDVGVKPLQVTTGYTLPLTVQEGVVFYNTKALKEAGINPPKSLKDLAKPEYAGQLSISDIKQSSTAWLLFQGLIDTYGEDEAKAILAKIYENAGDHIEASGSGPLKKVKVGEVAIGYGLRHQAVAAKKAKDPIDYVEPSEGTYNLTESIGILNKGQSKEKMADLQKMVDIILTTGRKEIITYYPSALYEEEKTDGLEIAKDQKVYSEKLTPELLAKHQGMVE; translated from the coding sequence ATGAAAAAAGTAATGAAGTTTATGGTGGTTGGAATGTTAAGTTTAGGGTTAATTTCTTTAGCCGGTTGCAAAAGCGGTTCCGGTGCGGAAAAGACAAAAGATGACAAAGCAATTATTTATACCAATGCCGATGAAGAACCGGTAAAAGCAATGGAAAAAGCTTTAGATGAAAATGGCTTTAAAGGTAAATACCTTGTCCAAAGTTTAGGGACGTCTGAATTAGGGGGCAAACTCTTAGCCGAAGGGAAAAATTTAGAGGCCGATATTGTTACCATGAGTACCTTTTATTTGGATAGTGCGGAGGAAAAAAACAAGTTTTTAGAAAAATTAGATGTCGGTGTTAAACCGCTCCAAGTTACAACAGGTTACACATTACCTCTAACAGTTCAAGAAGGAGTCGTTTTTTATAATACAAAAGCGTTGAAAGAAGCGGGGATTAATCCACCGAAAAGCTTGAAAGATTTAGCGAAACCAGAGTATGCGGGGCAGCTATCGATTTCTGACATTAAGCAATCTTCAACAGCGTGGTTGTTATTCCAAGGTTTAATTGATACGTATGGTGAAGATGAAGCCAAAGCTATTTTAGCCAAGATTTATGAAAATGCCGGAGATCATATCGAAGCTTCTGGATCTGGCCCGTTAAAGAAAGTCAAAGTAGGAGAAGTCGCAATAGGGTACGGTTTGCGTCACCAAGCAGTGGCGGCTAAAAAAGCGAAAGATCCAATCGACTATGTCGAACCTAGTGAAGGCACATACAATTTAACCGAATCGATTGGCATTTTAAACAAGGGACAAAGTAAGGAAAAAATGGCAGATTTACAAAAAATGGTAGACATCATTTTAACAACAGGACGCAAAGAAATCATCACCTATTACCCGAGTGCTTTGTATGAAGAAGAGAAAACTGATGGATTGGAAATTGCCAAAGATCAAAAAGTTTACAGCGAAAAATTAACACCAGAATTATTAGCAAAACATCAAGGGATGGTGGAATAA
- a CDS encoding ABC transporter permease subunit, with protein sequence MKAIKITDLVQWLLIGGIIIFFIIPVITLITAGLFEGQPLQGAVRILWQSGWLAGFFNSVIHAGIAAALATITAWLLAYGMHFSRLFQLIRQFSDLLFRLPMLLPTITYGFVLLYCFGKQGLWTRILGFELFDLYGSSGVILGYFIYTLPTAYLLLYNGMDYLDQQYLVVSRLLGDSPITSVLQNVLRPMQKLIGISFCQTFFMAFTDFGIPTAVGGRKVFITTLLYEGFTGSIPDFQKGSLVALSMLIPSLFSVLLIRQLQKLQQSFKQRRKVPVVANLARDSFLGLLFVLVGGSLLAMFSVMFIIPFVTAWPYEMIFTTENFRAFFADDLLSNTLSNSLIVSLISAVVGMSIAYLAGIVTSFSRQNSIAAKGIDLFATLTNSFPGMVLGVMFLLAFSGTTLHNTLSILVIANIIHFFATPYQMAKESFQKMDHSWEKTSQIMGDRWIDLVWRIIIPNSRGTILEMMSYYFTNSMVTISGLIFLVSARTSLMTTKIKELQHFGRFVDIFILSLLILAINCVALFAIKLTKKYWGKKKEVTLNQKQFHFPQILFKREMQKFSSK encoded by the coding sequence ATGAAAGCAATAAAAATTACAGATTTGGTACAGTGGCTATTAATTGGCGGAATTATCATCTTCTTTATTATCCCAGTTATTACTTTAATTACAGCTGGACTCTTTGAAGGTCAACCACTTCAAGGGGCAGTTCGTATTTTATGGCAAAGTGGTTGGCTAGCAGGCTTTTTCAACAGTGTGATACACGCCGGCATTGCTGCGGCGCTTGCAACAATTACCGCATGGCTTTTGGCTTATGGGATGCATTTTTCACGACTTTTTCAACTTATACGTCAGTTTAGCGATTTGCTCTTTCGTTTGCCAATGTTATTACCAACGATTACTTATGGCTTTGTCTTACTTTATTGTTTTGGTAAACAAGGGCTTTGGACTAGAATCTTAGGCTTTGAACTTTTTGATTTATATGGTTCTAGTGGCGTCATTTTGGGCTATTTTATTTATACGTTGCCAACTGCCTATTTGCTCCTTTATAACGGCATGGATTATTTGGACCAACAATATTTAGTCGTTTCGCGCTTATTGGGGGATAGCCCAATAACCAGTGTATTACAAAATGTTTTACGCCCGATGCAAAAATTAATTGGGATCAGTTTTTGTCAAACATTTTTCATGGCGTTTACCGACTTTGGGATTCCAACGGCGGTAGGTGGACGCAAAGTGTTTATTACGACGTTACTCTATGAAGGGTTTACCGGTTCTATTCCAGATTTTCAAAAAGGCTCACTTGTCGCATTATCCATGTTGATACCATCATTATTCAGTGTTTTACTGATTCGTCAGTTGCAAAAATTACAGCAGTCCTTTAAACAACGCCGTAAGGTACCAGTGGTAGCCAATCTAGCCCGCGACAGCTTTTTGGGTTTATTGTTTGTCCTAGTCGGCGGCAGTTTGTTGGCCATGTTTTCAGTTATGTTTATTATTCCCTTTGTCACAGCCTGGCCTTACGAAATGATTTTCACCACAGAGAACTTTCGTGCATTTTTTGCTGATGATTTATTAAGTAATACATTAAGTAATTCGTTAATTGTCAGTCTGATTTCAGCGGTGGTGGGGATGAGTATTGCCTATTTAGCTGGAATTGTTACTTCCTTTAGCCGTCAAAATAGTATTGCAGCTAAAGGCATTGATTTATTTGCAACCTTAACCAATAGTTTTCCGGGGATGGTTTTAGGGGTCATGTTCTTGTTGGCTTTTAGTGGAACAACGCTACACAATACGCTAAGTATTTTAGTGATCGCCAATATTATTCACTTTTTTGCCACGCCCTATCAAATGGCAAAAGAAAGCTTTCAAAAAATGGATCATAGTTGGGAAAAAACTTCGCAAATTATGGGAGATCGTTGGATTGATTTAGTATGGCGCATTATAATTCCTAATTCTCGGGGGACGATTTTAGAGATGATGAGCTATTATTTCACCAATAGTATGGTAACAATTAGCGGTTTGATTTTCTTAGTTTCTGCGCGAACCAGTCTGATGACTACAAAAATTAAAGAGTTACAGCACTTTGGGCGTTTTGTAGATATTTTCATTTTATCCTTATTGATTTTAGCAATTAATTGTGTCGCGTTATTTGCAATTAAGTTAACTAAAAAATATTGGGGGAAGAAAAAAGAGGTTACCCTTAATCAAAAACAGTTTCACTTTCCTCAAATTTTATTTAAAAGAGAAATGCAAAAATTTTCTTCTAAATAG
- a CDS encoding ABC transporter ATP-binding protein produces the protein MLEIQQVNKSFGAQTILTDIDLVIKPGEIVSILGRSGSGKTTLLNMILGLEKPNSGRLVYKGQDITNVPMEKRGFNIVFQDYGLFPHLTARENLLYGLKRKPSLSTKEEVAELIQLLDLEKHLDKPIRALSGGQKQRVALGRTLVMKPEILLLDEPLSALDGVIKESIKEKIQMIAKTLQLTTIIVTHDPEEALTLSDKVMVLENGRVAKFAAPAEIIAEAGSPFIQDFVVAQLETKYRNIQNIFALFQGTHQVAQL, from the coding sequence ATGTTAGAAATTCAACAAGTAAATAAAAGTTTTGGTGCACAGACGATTTTGACCGATATTGATTTAGTGATTAAACCGGGGGAAATTGTTTCCATTCTCGGTCGCTCTGGTTCTGGCAAAACTACTTTATTAAATATGATTTTAGGTTTAGAAAAACCCAACAGTGGGCGTTTGGTATACAAAGGGCAAGATATCACCAACGTGCCAATGGAAAAACGCGGCTTTAATATTGTCTTTCAAGATTATGGTCTGTTTCCTCATTTAACTGCAAGAGAAAATCTACTTTATGGTTTGAAAAGAAAACCTAGTCTTTCTACAAAAGAAGAAGTAGCGGAATTAATTCAACTACTCGATTTAGAAAAACATTTGGATAAACCAATCAGGGCTTTATCTGGTGGGCAAAAACAACGCGTAGCCTTGGGAAGAACATTGGTAATGAAACCAGAAATTTTATTGCTAGATGAGCCTTTAAGTGCATTAGATGGTGTCATCAAAGAATCGATTAAAGAAAAAATTCAAATGATCGCTAAAACATTGCAGTTAACCACTATCATCGTGACCCATGATCCAGAAGAGGCTTTGACATTGTCAGATAAAGTGATGGTCTTAGAAAATGGTCGGGTCGCAAAATTTGCTGCACCGGCAGAAATTATCGCTGAAGCGGGCAGTCCGTTTATCCAGGATTTTGTAGTGGCGCAATTGGAAACGAAATATCGTAATATTCAAAATATCTTTGCCCTATTTCAAGGTACCCACCAGGTGGCACAGCTATGA
- the leuS gene encoding leucine--tRNA ligase, with translation MYDHKQIEKKWQKYWAKNNTFNTHDKTDQPKFYALDMFPYPSGQGLHVGHPEGYTATDILSRMKRSQGFSVLHPMGWDAFGLPAEQYALDTGNDPAEFTKKNIETFKRQINSLGFSYDWNREINTTDPEYYKWTQWIFTKLYEKGLAYEAEVAVNWVPELGTVISNEEVIDGKSERGGYDVIRRPMRQWMLKITAYADRLLDDLDLVDWPESIKEMQRNWIGRSVGANVTFKVADSNEDFTVFTTRPDTLFGATYAVLAPELDLVEKITTPEQKEAVAAYIEQAAKKSELARTDLAKEKTGVFTGAYAINPVNGKQIPIWIADYVLATYGTGAIMAVPAHDERDYEFAQTFGLDIIPVLAGGDVKKEAYTGDGKHINSDFLDGLNKEEAIEKMNAWLEENGVGKKEVSYRLRDWLFSRQRYWGEPIPIIHWEDGTTTALSEEELPLRLPVTDNIKPSGTGESPLANIEDWINVVDEKTGKKGRRETNTMPQWAGSSWYHLRYIDPHNKTALADYDKLERWLPVDIYIGGAEHAVLHLLYARFWHKFLYDIGVVPTKEPYQKLFNQGMILGGNNEKMSKSRGNVVNPDDVVEKYGADTLRMYEMFMGPLDASIAWSENGLEGSRKFLERVWRLIVDEEGKMRDRITTFNDGKLTKVYHQTVKKVTEDYEQMHFNTAISQLMVFINEAYKTEALSYAYIEGFVQLLAPIAPHIAEELWAILGNEGGISYVAWPTYDEAQLVEDEIEVVFQVNGKVRSKVQVARDLSKDELEKTALADNAIKEHIAGKTVRKVIVVPNKLVNIVAN, from the coding sequence GTGTACGATCATAAGCAAATCGAAAAAAAATGGCAAAAATATTGGGCTAAAAACAATACGTTTAATACCCATGACAAGACAGATCAACCCAAATTTTATGCTTTGGATATGTTTCCATACCCATCTGGTCAAGGGCTACATGTAGGCCATCCAGAAGGTTATACAGCAACGGATATTTTATCACGAATGAAACGTTCACAAGGATTTAGCGTATTACATCCAATGGGGTGGGATGCTTTTGGTTTGCCGGCGGAACAATATGCTTTAGACACAGGCAATGACCCAGCTGAATTTACAAAGAAAAATATTGAAACTTTCAAACGTCAGATTAATTCATTAGGTTTTAGTTATGACTGGAATCGTGAAATTAATACGACTGATCCAGAATACTACAAATGGACGCAATGGATTTTTACCAAATTATATGAAAAAGGCTTGGCCTATGAAGCTGAAGTTGCGGTTAACTGGGTTCCAGAATTAGGGACAGTAATTTCCAATGAAGAAGTTATTGATGGGAAGAGTGAACGTGGCGGCTACGATGTCATCAGACGTCCAATGCGTCAATGGATGTTGAAAATTACCGCCTATGCCGATCGTCTCTTAGACGACCTTGACTTGGTTGACTGGCCAGAAAGTATTAAAGAAATGCAACGCAACTGGATTGGTCGCTCAGTGGGAGCAAATGTTACCTTTAAAGTTGCTGATAGCAATGAAGATTTCACTGTGTTCACTACCAGACCAGATACATTGTTTGGTGCGACCTATGCTGTTTTAGCACCAGAACTTGATTTAGTTGAAAAAATCACTACGCCAGAACAAAAAGAAGCAGTAGCAGCTTACATTGAGCAAGCAGCAAAAAAATCAGAATTAGCGCGCACAGACTTAGCAAAAGAAAAAACAGGGGTCTTCACAGGAGCTTACGCCATTAATCCAGTTAACGGCAAACAAATTCCAATTTGGATCGCAGATTATGTGTTGGCGACTTATGGGACAGGCGCCATTATGGCAGTACCTGCTCACGACGAACGGGACTATGAATTTGCACAAACATTTGGCCTGGATATTATTCCAGTTTTAGCTGGCGGCGATGTAAAAAAAGAAGCCTATACAGGTGACGGCAAACATATCAACTCTGACTTTTTAGACGGTTTAAACAAAGAAGAAGCCATTGAAAAAATGAACGCGTGGCTTGAAGAAAACGGCGTTGGTAAAAAAGAAGTCAGCTACCGTTTGCGGGACTGGTTATTCTCTCGTCAACGTTATTGGGGTGAACCAATTCCAATTATCCACTGGGAAGATGGAACAACAACAGCTCTTTCAGAAGAAGAATTACCGTTGCGTTTACCTGTTACAGATAATATTAAACCAAGTGGTACCGGTGAATCACCACTAGCCAATATCGAAGATTGGATTAATGTCGTTGATGAGAAAACGGGTAAAAAAGGTCGCCGTGAAACCAATACAATGCCACAATGGGCAGGTAGTTCTTGGTATCATTTGCGTTATATCGATCCTCACAACAAAACAGCTTTAGCAGACTATGATAAATTGGAACGCTGGTTACCAGTAGATATTTATATCGGTGGAGCTGAACACGCGGTCTTGCACTTATTGTATGCTCGCTTCTGGCATAAATTCTTGTATGATATCGGTGTGGTGCCAACAAAAGAACCGTATCAAAAACTATTTAACCAAGGTATGATTCTTGGGGGCAATAATGAAAAGATGTCCAAATCCCGTGGTAATGTGGTAAACCCAGATGACGTGGTGGAAAAATACGGTGCAGATACATTGCGGATGTATGAAATGTTTATGGGGCCACTTGATGCGTCGATTGCCTGGAGTGAAAATGGGCTAGAAGGTAGCCGCAAATTCTTAGAACGCGTTTGGCGTTTAATCGTAGACGAAGAAGGAAAAATGCGCGATCGCATTACGACCTTTAACGATGGTAAATTGACTAAAGTTTACCATCAAACGGTAAAAAAAGTAACCGAAGATTACGAACAGATGCACTTTAACACCGCAATTTCACAATTGATGGTCTTTATCAATGAAGCATACAAAACAGAAGCACTTTCCTATGCGTATATTGAAGGCTTTGTGCAATTATTAGCACCAATCGCCCCCCATATCGCAGAAGAACTTTGGGCGATTTTAGGCAACGAAGGCGGTATTTCTTATGTAGCTTGGCCAACTTATGATGAAGCGCAATTGGTTGAAGATGAAATTGAAGTTGTCTTCCAAGTGAATGGTAAAGTTCGCAGCAAAGTCCAAGTTGCCCGCGATCTTTCAAAAGATGAATTAGAAAAAACTGCATTGGCAGATAATGCGATTAAAGAACATATTGCCGGCAAAACAGTTCGCAAAGTGATTGTCGTACCAAATAAATTAGTGAATATTGTTGCCAATTAA